A stretch of DNA from Staphylococcus equorum:
TTTAATAATGACTTATTTTTAAAACTAGCAAGTAAAGCGAGCTTCACTCTATCTTCATGGGGAAAACCATCAATCATTGAATTCGCGATAATATAATAGGTGTGCGGTGAGCTTGAATCAGCATCAATAAATCTTCCTAAGTAGTACAAATAAGACCCTTCAGCAAATAGTTCGTATTCTTTTTGAGTTACTTCTAATTTTTTAAAGCCTATTAATTGTTCTAATAATGTTTGTGCTAGCTTCACACGTTGTTTAGCACTTGTTTCCTCAATGCGATATTCGTTAGCTAAATGGTATAGAGCATCTTTACGAATATTCTCTTTTTTAAATTCTTCAGGGTGACGTTCAGAAATTAATTTCATCGCATAACCTTCACGTAGCCCTTTGCGAGAAAATGTGAATTGATTCGCATTAATTCTATTAAATAATGACTTGAAGACAGCTACAGCGGGCAGGATAATGTCTACACGATCTCTACTTAGACCATCTATATCTTTTAAATCGTCATATGAACTTTTTTTAATGATTGAGTACACTTCATCAATATTTTCTTCAGTCATTGCATAGTTGTGAACGCCACCAATAGGGTATGAGTGCTCAGATTGATGAATGCGTGCGACATTACGTGCGGAACCCCCGATACCAACTAAGGTGATTTCTTGATTTTTTAACCAAGAAAGTTGTTCAAATTGTTTAGTTAAAAACTTTTCCATGTTTTTGACTGCTGATTTATCATTATGGTTTTTGCCCTCAAAGAAGCGATGGGATAATGTAACAACACCAAATGGAAAACTATGTGATTCTATTAGTTTTTTATCTTTAAAGAGTGTGACTTCTGTAGAACCACCACCAATATCGACAGACACGCCGTCATTAACATCAGTAGTATGTGTGATAGCATAAAAACCATAAAATGCTTCTTCTTGCTCTGAAATAATTTTAATATTGATTTTAAGTGCTTCTTTGATATGTTTAATAATCTGCTCTTGGTTGGTAGATTGTCTAATGGCTGCGGTTGCTACCGGATGCAATTCATCTATATTAAACTTGTCAGCAACCTTTTTAAAACTGCGCAATGCTTTAGTTAATACTTCAATACCGTCATCCGTCATAGCCAAATCTTCAGTTAAATATTGGCTTAATCTTGCAGGTGTTTTGATATTTAATATTTCATTTAATCCTGTTTTATGATCAAATTCAAAAATAACGAGTCGAATGGTATTTGAACCAATATCTATTAATCCTATACGTTCCATAATTTCCTCCTAAGTAAATGAGGTTATTTTACTTTACTTGTACTTTATTTACCCTTTTCTTACTTTTATATTACAACAATTAGAAAAAAATGTGTTCTAAAATATTTAATATTACTTAATAAAAGTATAACTACACGATGATTATTTCAGAGGTTAATATAATTGAAAGTAAAGAGACAGACACGGAAATATTTCCTTCTTGTCTGTCTCTTTTTTAATAATTTATTTTACATGTAAGGGGCTACCTGGACCAAGCGGCCAACCTAATAGATACCAAGCAATCATGAATAATGGCCACACGATACTTAATATAATTGTATAGGGCATTAGACTAGATAATAATGAACCTAATTTCATATCATTATCATATTTTTGTGCATAAGATAATAGCAATGGTAAGTAGGGCATCATAGGCGTTATTGGATTACTAATAGAATCACCAATTCTATACAACATTTGAGTCAATGCTGGATGGAAACCTACAATGATAAGCATTGGGATAAAAATAGGTGCTAAAATACCCCATTTGGCAGATGCACTACCAATTAATAAATTAATCAGTGCACTTAATAAGATAATACCTAGGATAAGTACAACGCCATTCTGACCTTGAAGTATTGAAGCGCCTTTAACAGCAACGATAATGCCCAGGTTACTCCATTCTAAAAAGGCAAGTAACTGCGCTGCAAAAAACACAATGACGATAAATGAACCCATAGATGACATTGAATCAGCTAACATTTTTCCTAGGTCTTTAGAATTTTTAAATTCTTTTACCATAATGCCATACACTAAACCAG
This window harbors:
- the ppx gene encoding exopolyphosphatase translates to MMERIGLIDIGSNTIRLVIFEFDHKTGLNEILNIKTPARLSQYLTEDLAMTDDGIEVLTKALRSFKKVADKFNIDELHPVATAAIRQSTNQEQIIKHIKEALKINIKIISEQEEAFYGFYAITHTTDVNDGVSVDIGGGSTEVTLFKDKKLIESHSFPFGVVTLSHRFFEGKNHNDKSAVKNMEKFLTKQFEQLSWLKNQEITLVGIGGSARNVARIHQSEHSYPIGGVHNYAMTEENIDEVYSIIKKSSYDDLKDIDGLSRDRVDIILPAVAVFKSLFNRINANQFTFSRKGLREGYAMKLISERHPEEFKKENIRKDALYHLANEYRIEETSAKQRVKLAQTLLEQLIGFKKLEVTQKEYELFAEGSYLYYLGRFIDADSSSPHTYYIIANSMIDGFPHEDRVKLALLASFKNKSLLKFFSHETKWLRGKELDNIQSLGGIIKFVNALNVSHTSSVEQVELQQNDDGYTLFVYYNGEPIAEEYQSLRQKKHIEKILKDDLSIIFTKS